The sequence CCGTCGCCGTGGGACCGGTTACCGGACGAAACCGAGGACCAGTTCGTCGACCGGATGTTTAAGGCCTTCAAGCAGCCGTTTGAAACCTATCTGCCGGCCGAGGAAACGGCGGCGATCATCATCGAGCCGATCCAGGGCGACGGCGGGATCGTCAAGACGCCACCGGCATACATGCAGAAAATCTATGATTTCGCCAAGGAGCACGGCATCCTCTTCGCCATCGACGAGGTTAACCAGGGAATGGGGCGGACCGGAAAATGGTGGTCCATCCAGAACTTCTCGGGGATCGAACCAGACTTGATGTCCGTCGGCAAGTCCCTGGCTTCCGGGATGCCGCTCAGCGCAATTATCGGCCGCAAGGAAATCATGGAGTCCCTCGGATCCGCCGCCAACGTCTACACGACGGCCGGGAACCCGGTCACGACAGCGGCCGCCAACGCCACTTTGGACGTTATCCAAGACGAGCACCTGCTGGAACGTTCAACCCGGTTGGGCAAGAAGGCCGCGGACTTCTTCAACCAGGAGAAGGCCAAGTTTGACTTCATCGGGGGCGTGCGGATGTACGGCCTTGACGGCGGAATTGACATCGTTGATCCAGCTACCGGCAAGGGTGACGTAGAGGCCACCACCAAGCTGATGTACCGAATCTTTGAGCTCGGTGCCATTATCATTAGCCTGCGGGGCAACATCCTGCGCTTCCAGCCACCATTGGTCATCACCGAAGAGCAGTTGGACCAGGCCTTTGCCATGATCGACCAGGCCTTCAGCGAGCTGGCAGCGGGGAAGCTGTCGCTGCCGCAGAACGCCGACGAGTTAGGTTGGTAAGAGAGAAATTAAGCAAATAGCACCCGATAAACCTGCAGATTTATCGGGTGCTATTTTTGCAATTTGCCTTGGATGGCGCCTTTCGGTTATACTTTAAACGCCGTCTTAGCTCAGATAGGTAGAGCACATCCATGGTAAGGGTGACACGGCAGTTCAACTCTGCCAGACGGCTTTTAACTATTTCCACTGTTGATTGGCGTAGGCCATTTGCCAAAATTGCAGCTCATAGTACGAACTGCGGACAAATGCCTGCGCCATCGCTGTTTTCTCTGCCGGGTCAGCCTGGGCGGCCAGCTGGTCCATCAGCTCAATCATCGGGACCGTACTCTTGTCATGGGCCGCCTCCTCATAGGTTTGGAAAAAGTCATCGTAGACTTCAACCGGGCTGGTGGCGTGCTGCCAATGGGTCGCCAGCTCGACGTACAGCCAGGGGCAGGGGAGAAACGAGGCCAGGCCCACGGCGGGCGAGGTTGCCAGGCTATGGCGCATGTGGTTGAGGTAGTTATAGTTTGCCGGGGCCAGCGGGGTCTGCGCCCACTCGTCCTGACTGATGCCGAGCTTTTGGAAGGTGTGGTTGCGGGCCTCGAGCTCGTCGACGGTCAGATTCTGCACGTAGTCCTTGACGACCTGGCGTTGGGGGCCAGGCAAGAGCTGGGCGAGCTTCAGGTGCAGCTGATCGAAGACCTTGAGATAGTGGTAGTCCTGGATTACGTAGAACTTAAACTTGTCTTCTGGCAGCTCACCGGTGACCATTTCCCTGATGAAGGGATGGTCGAAGCTTTTTTGCCACAGCTCCTTAGTGTCGTGGTGGACCTGTTCTGAAAATTTAACCATATAAAAGGGCTCCTTTCGTTTTCGTGATAAAACAAAGGGAGCCTTTAGATCTATTTCAGACACGTTTCCTCGCGCAGGAATTATCCTGTTCAGGTTCAAGGGTATAATCTCAGCCAAAAAGGCACCCCTAGTGAATTAT comes from Limosilactobacillus sp. and encodes:
- the tenA gene encoding thiaminase II, which encodes MVKFSEQVHHDTKELWQKSFDHPFIREMVTGELPEDKFKFYVIQDYHYLKVFDQLHLKLAQLLPGPQRQVVKDYVQNLTVDELEARNHTFQKLGISQDEWAQTPLAPANYNYLNHMRHSLATSPAVGLASFLPCPWLYVELATHWQHATSPVEVYDDFFQTYEEAAHDKSTVPMIELMDQLAAQADPAEKTAMAQAFVRSSYYELQFWQMAYANQQWK
- a CDS encoding aspartate aminotransferase family protein; the encoded protein is MDKPSNREILRKEQAAFSSAARIKYYDIVIDHGHGAIITDVEGNDYIDLLASASSTNTGHAHPRIVKAIADQAAKIIQYTPAYFANSQAARLAPRLAELAPMSGPVEIAWGNSGSDANDAIIKFARAYTGRPYMVSFTGAYHGSTYGSMTLSSVTLNMSRKMSPLLPDVVKVPFPSPWDRLPDETEDQFVDRMFKAFKQPFETYLPAEETAAIIIEPIQGDGGIVKTPPAYMQKIYDFAKEHGILFAIDEVNQGMGRTGKWWSIQNFSGIEPDLMSVGKSLASGMPLSAIIGRKEIMESLGSAANVYTTAGNPVTTAAANATLDVIQDEHLLERSTRLGKKAADFFNQEKAKFDFIGGVRMYGLDGGIDIVDPATGKGDVEATTKLMYRIFELGAIIISLRGNILRFQPPLVITEEQLDQAFAMIDQAFSELAAGKLSLPQNADELGW